A window from Mangifera indica cultivar Alphonso chromosome 2, CATAS_Mindica_2.1, whole genome shotgun sequence encodes these proteins:
- the LOC123203495 gene encoding transmembrane protein 45B-like, with amino-acid sequence MGTLVGHVAPGFAFLALGFWHLLNHIKLHSLHPNSYTSTPWFPSSKIKYIELYLIMLGSTISMAMELFIGPAKHQPFDTDGTIPSNHLHNFEHATISLTFFTYAAFAILLDRIHCKRNTRDALTQLLGAIAFAQQLLLFHLHSADHKGVEGQYHLLLQIVILVSLATTLIGIALPGSFLVSFVRSASIFFQGAWLMLMGYMLWTPEFIPKGCFLNAEEGHHVVRCHEEEALHRAKSLVNLEFSWFLVGITIFSVGLYLILGKIIGEKIEYATLSREDEYTSDDVESQEDTKDGATKSSFIGMGKGGFVASIDIER; translated from the coding sequence ATGGGTACTTTAGTAGGACATGTAGCACCAGGATTTGCGTTCCTGGCTCTTGGCTTCTGGCATCTTTTGAACCACATCAAACTCCATTCTCTTCACCCAAATTCCTACACTTCAACTCCATGGTTTCCCTcttctaaaattaaatacatagaGCTCTATTTAATCATGCTTGGAAGCACCATTTCCATGGCTATGGAGCTCTTCATTGGCCCCGCAAAACACCAGCCTTTTGACACTGATGGAACCATCCCTTCCAACCATCTCCACAACTTCGAACACGCCACAATCTCCCTCACTTTCTTCACCTACGCCGCCTTCGCAATTCTCCTTGATAGAATTCACTGCAAAAGAAATACCCGAGATGCACTAACACAACTCCTCGGCGCCATAGCTTTTGCCCAGCAATTACTCCTGTTTCATCTTCACTCAGCTGACCACAAGGGGGTCGAGGGACAGTATCATTTGCTTCTACAAATCGTTATTTTGGTCTCCTTAGCCACAACCCTAATCGGAATCGCTCTCCCGGGGAGTTTCTTGGTCAGTTTTGTTAGGTCAGCCAGTATTTTTTTCCAGGGAGCATGGCTGATGTTGATGGGATACATGCTGTGGACTCCTGAATTTATCCCAAAAGGGTGTTTTCTTAATGCCGAGGAAGGTCACCATGTGGTGAGATGCCATGAAGAGGAGGCTTTGCATAGAGCTAAATCACTAGTGAACCTTGAATTCAGCTGGTTTTTAGTGGGAATCACAATATTTTCAGTGGGTCTATATTTGATTTTGGGgaaaattattggagaaaagATTGAGTATGCAACATTAAGTAGGGAAGATGAGTATACTTCTGATGATGTTGAGTCACAAGAAGACACAAAAGATGGTGCCACAAAGAGTAGTTTTATCGGGATGGGGAAAGGAGGCTTTGTTGCATCAATTGACATTGAAAGATAA